One stretch of Carassius gibelio isolate Cgi1373 ecotype wild population from Czech Republic chromosome B1, carGib1.2-hapl.c, whole genome shotgun sequence DNA includes these proteins:
- the cdk2ap2 gene encoding cyclin-dependent kinase 2-associated protein 2 produces the protein MSYKPIAPAPTGSNHTPPGSCGSSPSLASSSNFRPAFSDFGPPSMGFVQPVKVSQGSTYSELLSVIEEMSREIRPTYAGSKSAMERLKRGIIHARALVRECLAETERSART, from the exons ATGAGTTACAAGCCGATCGCCCCCGCACCCACCGGCTCCAACCACACGCCTCCAG GATCATGTGGCTCATCTCCATCACTGGCCTCCTCTTCTAACTTTAGACCAGCATTTAGTGACTTTGGTCCACCATCAATGGGCTTTGTACAA ccTGTTAAAGTTTCCCAGGGATCTACCTATAGTGAGCTGCTCTCCGTCATTGAAGAGATGAGCCGGGAAATTCGTCCTACCTATGCTGGCAGCAAAAGTGCCATGGAGAGGCTGAAGAGAG GTATCATCCACGCACGGGCTCTTGTCAGGGAGTGTCTAGCAGAGACAGAACGAAGTGCTCGCACataa
- the sod3b gene encoding extracellular superoxide dismutase [Cu-Zn]: protein MKSFYILPLLAFLFSCHVHFCGSLSGLVYASNPVSPPVSSNSLRAVCRMRPNTQLKPEMPCVYGHVFFKQSGPKEKLSVTFRLHGLPVYSQQPRAMHIHEYGDLSKGCGSTGGHYNPLGVNHPQHPGDFGNFVPVNGKIRLSMNSSATLFGRLSILGRSVVIHEGEDDLGRGGNVGSLLNGNAGGRLACCVIGLANPQN from the coding sequence ATGAAATCCTTCTACATTTTACCACTTTTAGCATTCTTGTTCAGTTGCCATGTGCACTTCTGTGGGTCCCTCTCGGGTTTGGTATATGCTTCAAATCCAGTTTCCCCTCCAGTGAGCAGTAATTCCCTTCGAGCGGTGTGTAGAATGCGCCCTAACACTCAGTTGAAACCTGAAATGCCCTGTGTGTACGGTCATGTTTTTTTCAAACAGTCTGGTCCAAAGGAAAAGCTGAGCGTGACTTTCAGACTGCATGGTCTCCCTGTCTACAGCCAGCAGCCCAGAGCAATGCACATTCATGAGTACGGAGACTTAAGCAAAGGCTGTGGATCTACAGGTGGGCATTACAATCCCCTCGGCGTGAACCATCCACAACATCCAGGGGACTTTGGGAACTTTGTTCCTGTTAATGGGAAGATTCGTCTATCAATGAACTCCAGTGCAACACTCTTTGGGAGACTTTCAATTCTTGGCCGGTCTGTTGTGATTCATGAGGGAGAGGATGATTTAGGCAGAGGTGGGAACGTGGGAAGCTTGCTGAATGGCAATGCTGGAGGGCGGTTGGCATGCTGTGTTATTGGACTGGCAAACCCCCAAAATTAG
- the aip gene encoding AH receptor-interacting protein yields the protein MEEIDMKLRADGVQKKVISPGKGELSTFPNGTKVKFHYRTSLCDGTVLDDSRTMGGQSKPMELILGKKFKLPVWEQVVTTMREGEVAEFTCDVKHTALYPLVSLSLRNISLGKDPLEGQRHCCGIAQVHSHHSMGHNDLDKLQANPQPLVFTLEMLEILPPGSFQMEIWAMTDEEKLEVIPQIHEEGNALFKSGDISAASEKYYSAIACLKNLQMKERPGDDHWIKLDLMITPLLLNYCQCKHLLGQYYEVLDHCSSIINKYNDNVKAYFKRGKAHAMVWNEAQARADFAKVIELDPSLETSVAKELRVMEDRIRDKQKEEKGRYKNLFNYSSKASATASTG from the exons ATGGAGGAAATAGACATGAAGCTCAGAGCTGATGGCGTTCAGAAAAAAGTCATATCTCCCGGAAAAGGAGAACTTTCAACGTTTCCCAATGGAACAAAG GTGAAGTTTCATTACCGCACCAGCCTCTGTGATGGCACTGTGTTGGATGACTCCAGGACAATGGGAGGCCAGAGTAAACCTATGGAGCTCATACTGGGGAAGAAGTTCAAGCTTCCTGTGTGGGAGCAGGTGGTCACCACTATGAGAGAGGGGGAAGTGGCTGAGTTCACCTGTGATGTGAAG CACACAGCTCTCTACCCTCTGGTTTCTCTGTCACTACGCAACATCAGCCTTGGAAAAGACCCACTGGAAGGACAGAGACACTGCTGTGGAATAGCTCAGGTTCACTCGCATCATTCTATGGGTCACAATGATCTGGATAAGTTGCAGGCCAATCCTCAGCCTCTAGTTTTTACTCTGGAAATGCTTGAG ATCTTGCCCCCTGGATCCTTCCAAATGGAAATATGGGCAATGACAGATGAGGAGAAACTGGAGGTCATACCACAAATCCATGAGGAGGGAAACGCACTCTTCAAGAGTGGAGATATTTCAGCAGCTTCTGAGAAGTACTACAGTGCCATAGCTTGTCTGAAGAACCTACAGATGAAG GAGCGTCCGGGTGATGACCATTGGATCAAACTAGATCTCATGATCACCCCTCTCCTCCTCAACTATTGCCAGTGCAAGCATCTTTTAGGCCAGTACTATGAGGTTTTGGACCACTGCTCTTCTATCATCAACAAGTACAATG ATAATGTGAAGGCGTATTTCAAACGAGGGAAAGCTCATGCAATGGTATGGAACGAAGCACAGGCAAGAGCTGACTTTGCCAAAGTGATTGAACTAGACCCATCACTTGAAACCTCAGTTGCAAAGGAGTTGAGGGTAATGGAGGATCGCATTCGGGATAAACAGAAAGAGGAGAAGGGACGCTACAAAAACCTTTTCAACTACAGCAGCAAAGCCTCTGCTACAGCTTCCACG GGCTGA
- the ing2 gene encoding inhibitor of growth protein 2 yields MLGHYPNVEKSQLVNYVEDYLECVESLPLDIQRNVSLLREIDTKYQEVLKEVDEIYEKYKKETDSGQRKRLQIQLQRALISSQELGDEKIHVVTQMMEVVENRSRQIEAHSPCFLEPVEAERPAEKVRHDPASASTNIMPERSSARRPRRQRNSESRDTCSNGALEDLGEESPQQPREKKSKSAKKKKRSKAKQEREASPVEFTIDPNEPTYCLCEQVSYGEMIGCDNEQCPIEWFHFSCVGLTYKPKGKWYCPKCRGDSEKTMEKSADRAKKDRRSR; encoded by the exons ATGTTAGGGCATTATCCGAACGTGGAAAAATCGCAGCTTGTCAACTACGTGGAGGATTATTTGGAATGTGTCGAGTCGCTGCCTCTGGACATACAGCGGAATGTTTCATTGTTACGAGAGATCGACACCAAGTATCAAG AGGTCCTCAAGGAGGTGGATGAGATCTATGAAAAGTACAAAAAGGAGACTGACAGTGGGCAGCGCAAGCGACTGCAGATCCAGTTGCAGCGGGCGCTCATCAGCAGTCAGGAGCTGGGAGATGAGAAGATCCATGTGGTCACACAGATGATGGAGGTGGTGGAAAACCGCTCGCGTCAGATCGAGGCCCACTCGCCTTGTTTCTTGGAGCCGGTGGAAGCAGAGCGACCGGCGGAGAAGGTGAGACATGACCCTGCCAGTGCCTCCACAAACATTATGCCCGAGCGCTCTTCAGCGCGGAGACCCAGACGCCAACGCAACAGCGAGAGCCGTGACACTTGTTCCAACGGAGCCCTGGAAGACCTGGGAGAAGAGTCTCCACAGCAGCCCCGTGAGAAAAAGTCCAAGTCGGCGAAGAAGAAGAAGCGCTCCAAGGCCAAGCAAGAGCGTGAAGCATCGCCGGTGGAGTTCACCATCGACCCCAACGAGCCCACCTACTGCCTCTGTGAACAGGTGTCCTATGGGGAGATGATTGGCTGCGACAATGAGCAGTGTCCTATTGAGTGGTTCCATTTTTCCTGTGTTGGACTGACCTACAAGCCCAAGGGGAAATGGTATTGCCCCAAATGCAGGGGTGACAGTGAAAAGACTATGGAAAAAAGTGCAGACAGGGCTAAGAAGGATAGGCGGTCCAGGTAG